The following coding sequences are from one Neurospora crassa OR74A linkage group I, whole genome shotgun sequence window:
- a CDS encoding pre-mRNA-splicing factor cwc-25, which translates to MGSGDLNMKKSWHPQRSGNVAATQKAEAEAIAERKKLQQRLQEIEEERRKEEIQKALEAAGGKRKIDRVEWMYSGPTDGQAGDSAETEAYLLGKRRIDKLLQDNDTKKALSKQSQQDVLSAAGPAPVVTNARDVATKIREDPLLAIKRQEQQAYEAMMNDPIKRRQLLASMGIDDSQIAAKGGKEQRRHKHRSHHHRSDRHRDRDDDRDRDSARDRDRDRHSRRRRSDSRDRSRSRSPRRRSDSEEDRSKQRRRDSPDRTRRRDRDQSRSRGNRDRDDDRSRRHRFPQGRSRSRSGSPGGRSSRRREYSRERDSGGPSSRRDDRNSRDQNRPRRDYAKEDEQPKYDGGLNKGGRRQQQPDGDHKNAEEERAKKLAAMQAAATDLDKAREERLKALAEAERAEREADEKARQQNKKFRGGDAGFMSGLHSRAADMKIADRMNGRV; encoded by the coding sequence ATGGGTTCCGGAGACCTGAATATGAAAAAGAGCTGGCATCCCCAACGATCGGGGAACGTCGCCGCCACCCAAaaggccgaagccgaagcgATCGCCGAGCGCAAGAAACTACAACAGCGGCTACAAGAAATCGAAGAAGAGCGGCGCAAAGAAGAAATTCAGAAAGCGCTCGAAGCCGCCGGCGGCAAGCGCAAGATCGATCGCGTCGAATGGATGTACAGCGGCCCGACCGACGGACAGGCTGGCGACTCTGCTGAAACCGAAGCCTACCTGCTCGGCAAGCGGCGAATCGACAAGCTCCTCCAGGACAACGATACCAAGAAGGCGCTTTCGAAACAATCCCAGCAGGACGTTCTGTCGGCGGCCGGCCCGGCGCCGGTGGTGACTAATGCGCGCGACGTGGCGACCAAGATTCGCGAAGACCCCCTGCTTGCGATCAAGAGGCAGGAGCAACAGGCGTATGAGGCGATGATGAACGACCCCATCAAGCGCCGACAACTGCTGGCGTCTATGGGAATCGATGACTCGCAGATTGCCGCTAAGGGAGGCAAAGAGCAAAGACGACACAAACACCGctctcatcaccatcgcTCGGATCGGCATAGGGATCGTGACGATGACCGCGACCGCGACAGTGccagagacagagacaggGATAGACACTCCCGCCGACGCAGGTCTGACTCTCGAGATCGATCCCGGAGCAGGAGCCCACGGAGGCGCAGTGATTCCGAGGAAGACCGAAGCAAGCAGCGCAGACGAGACTCGCCCGACCGGACAAGGAGGCGAGACCGGGATCAAAGCAGAAGCCGGGGAAATAGAGATAGGGACGATGACAGGTCGCGGAGACATCGATTCCCCCAAGGCCGCTCTCGCTCCAGGTCAGGGTCACCTGGCGGCCGCTCCTCACGAAGAAGGGAGTATTCCCGAGAGCGTGATAGTGGCGGACCATCGTCGCGTAGGGACGACCGCAACAGCCGTGATCAAAACCGACCACGCAGGGATTATGCAAAGGAAGATGAGCAGCCGAAATATGACGGTGGGCTGAATAAAGGTGGcaggcggcagcagcagccagacGGGGACCACAAAAATGCGGAGGAAGAGCGTGCTAAGAAGCTGGCTGCCATGCAAGCGGCTGCCACCGATCTGGACAAAGCTCGCGAGGAGCGGCTCAAGGCCCTTGCGGAAGCAGAGCGGGCGGAGAGAGAGGCGGATGAGAAGGCGCGCCAGCAGAATAAGAAGTTTCGTGGGGGTGATGCTGGCTTCATGAGCGGCCTGCATAGTAGGGCGGCGGACATGAAGATTGCAGACCGCATGAATGGTAGAGTCTGA
- the csn-2 gene encoding COP9 signalosome subunit 2 has translation MSDDDFMQDSDQEYDFEYEDDEEEDTGDVDIENKYYNAKQTKTSDPEEALQEFLSIPPLEQEKGDWGFKALKQAIKLEFKLKRYQEATEHYEELLTYVKSAVTRNYSEKSIDNMLNYIEKGYDDPKAVQCIEKFYSLTLQCFQSTNNERLWLKTNIKLARLLLDRKDYHAVARKLRELHNACRKSDGTDDPSKGTYSLEIYALEIQMYSETRNNNQLKVLYQKALKVRSAVPHPKIQGVIRECGGKMHMSEENWKEAQSDFFEAFRNYDEAGDLRRIQVLKYLLLTTMLMKSDINPFDSQEMKPYRNDPRIFAMTELVDAYQRDDIYRYEDVLQKNTDLLADPFIAENIDEVTRNMRTKGVVKLIAPYTRMRISWLAERLRITEPEVMDILSFLIVDGRVKGRIDEHKGVLELESREDADHVQAITVLSEAVGNLFNAVFKSTDGFQPGQGDFMNSMADQSADIGSLDDTMRSMGSGKRGRRVGLTQRAY, from the exons ATGTCCGACGACGATTTCATGCAAGACTCCGATCAGGAGTATGACTTCGAGtacgaagatgacgaggaggaggataccGGCGATGTCGATATCGAAAACAAGTACTACAATGCCAAGCAGACCAAAACATCAGATCCCGAGGAAGCTCTCCAAGAGTTTCTAAGCATACCGCCGCTCGAGCAGGAAAAGGGAGATTGGGGTTTCAAAGCACTGAAGCAGGCCATCAAGCTTGAATTCAAACTTAAGCGATACCAAGAG GCAACCGAGCACTACGAAGAACTCTTGACCTATGTCAAGTCCGCCGTAACGAGAAATTACTCCGAAAAGTCCATCGACAACATGCTCAACTACATCGAGAAAGGATACGACGATCCCAAAGCCGTGCAGTGCATTGAGAAATTCTACTCCCTCACACTACAGTGCTTCCAGAGCACAAACAACGAGCGTCTATGGTTGAAGACGAATATCAAGCTTGCCCGACTGTTGCTCGACCGCAAGGATTACCACGCAGTCGCCCGCAAGCTGAGGGAGCTTCATAATGCCTGCCGCAAATCCGACGGAACCGATGACCCCAGCAAGGGCACCTATTCCTTGGAAATCTACGCCCTGGAAATTCAAATGTACTCTGAAAcacgcaacaacaaccagctCAAGGTCCTCTATCAGAAGGCCCTCAAGGTGCGGTCTGCTGTGCCCCATCCCAAAATCCAGGGCGTCATCCGTGAGTGTGGTGGCAAGATGCACATGAGTGAGGAAAACTGGAAGGAGGCCCAGAGCGACTTCTTCGAGGCATTCCGTAACTACGATGAAGCCGGTGATCTTCGCCGTATCCAGGTCCTTAAGTATCTGCTCTTGACGACTATGCTGATGAAGTCGGACATCAACCCCTTTGACAGCCAAGAGATGAAGCCCTACAGGAACGACCCCCGCATCTTCGCCATGACGGAGCTTGTGGACGCATACCAGCGCGATGATATTTACAGATACGAGGATGTACTTCAGAAGAACACCGACCTGCTAGCGGATCCGTTTATCGCCGAGAACATTGACGAGGTTACGCGCAACATGCGCACCAAAGGAGTGGTTAAGCTTATAGCCCCATATACCCGCATGCGTATTAGCTGGCTTGCGGAGAGGCTGCGTATAACTGAACCAGAAGTTATGGACATACTGAGTTTCTTGATCGTTGATGGGCGAGTCAAGGGCCGCATTGACGAACACAAGGGTGTGCTGGAGCTTGAGTCCCGTGAAGACGCAGACCATGTCCAGGCCATTACTGTTCTCTCCGAGGCCGTTGGGAATCTGTTTAATGCGGTTTTCAAGAGTACCGACGGGTTTCAGCCTGGCCAGGGGGATTTTATGAACTCCATGGCAGATCAAAGTGCTGACATTGGTTCCTTGGACGACACAATGCGATCGATGGGCTCTGGCAAACGTGGCCGCCGCGTGGGTCTCACACAGCGGGCATATTGA
- a CDS encoding auxin Efflux Carrier superfamily protein, with protein sequence MGLLNIRSPTSLRTAVTTAGDSLNDFSISTTAPFTVFAPGEHDSHPSLPHIVLLVFGAVLEVVCVSLPGYIIARLGHFDAEKQKFLANLNVMLFTPCLIFTKLASQLNADKLIELGVIPIIFVIQTFVSYMVSVGVAKCFGFNKRASNFVTAMGVFGNSNSLPISLVISLSQTLKGLHWDRIPGDNDDEVAARGILYLMVFQQLGQLVRWSWGFHVLLAPKSKYDEYNNETIEEGRYRDEPDEDEEAAQLIQGLDSTHEIGEESYAHGYRSPTMQSDNSEVYEPAGRTPVIGSSRTSPSDSGEDDSDTIRKVNNDNSAVSDRDERPNGIMSFPRISHAHEREVPKGFPARVKALAKKAAVSVGASVTGVARTVFSALPAPLQTVLIKIYRGMGRFGAGLWEFMNPPLWAMLFAVIVASIPDLQELFFKDDTFVKTSITSAINSSAGVAVPLILVVLGANLARNTQKRDEVDAEEKEIGTKLLVASLISRMLLPTLIMAPILALFAKYVPVSILDDPIFVIVCFLLTGAPSALQLAQICQINNVYEVVMGKILFQSYVIWILPSTLMLVMCALEVVEWAA encoded by the exons ATGGGTCTCCTCAACATCCGATCGCCGACGTCATTGCGGACGGCCGTGACCACCGCTGGCGATTCGCTCAACGACTTTTCGATATCAACTACCGCACCCTTTACCGTCTTCGCGCCCGGCGAACATGACTCTCATCCGTCTCTTCCCCATATCGTGctcctcgtcttcggggCCGTCCTCGAGGTAGTATGCGTCAGTTTGCCGGGATACATCATTGCCAGGCTTGGCCACTTCGACGCTGAGAAGCAAAAGTTCTTGGCAAACCTTAACGTAATGCTATTTACGCCATGTCTTA TCTTCACCAAGCTTGCATCTCAACTTAACGCCGATAAGCTGATTGAACTGGGCGTCATTCCTATCATATTTGTGATCCAGACGTTCGTCTCGTACATGGTCTCGGTGGGAGTCGCAAAATGCTTCGGATTCAACAAGCGCGCTTCCAACTTCGTCACCGCCATGGGCGTATTTGGCAACTCCAACTCGTTGCCCATCTCCCTGGTTATCTCGCTGTCGCAAACCTTGAAGGGATTGCATTGGGACCGGATCCCGGGTGATAACGATGATGAGGTTGCCGCACGCGGTATTCTGTATCTGATGGTCTTCCAGCAACTTGGCCAGCTTGTCCGCTGGAGCTGGGGATTTCACGTTCTCCTTGCGCCCAAGTCCAAGTACGATGAATACAACAACGAAACGATCGAGGAGGGTCGGTACCGCGACGAACcggacgaggacgaagaagcgGCGCAGCTTATTCAAGGGCTGGATAGCACCCACGAGATTGGCGAAGAAAGCTACGCGCACGGTTACAGGAGCCCAACAATGCAGTCCGACAACTCCGAAGTCTACGAGCCTGCAGGCCGAACTCCTGTCATTGGGTCGTCAAGGACCTCTCCTAGTGATTCTGGCGAAGACGATTCGGATACTATTCGGAAGgtcaacaacgacaacagcgCTGTATCCGACCGCGATGAGCGGCCCAACGGAATAATGTCGTTTCCACGCATCAGTCACGCGCATGAACGTGAGGTTCCCAAAGGATTCCCGGCGCGCGTCAAGGCATTGGCGAAGAAGGCTGCTGTATCAGTGGGGGCTTCCGTCACCGGTGTCGCTCGTACTGTATTCTCTGCTCTTCCGGCTCCCCTGCAGACTGTGCTTATCAAGATCTACCGCGGCATGGGCCGCTTCGGTGCCGGTCTCTGGGAGTTCATGAACCCACCTCTTTGGGCTATGCTCTTTGCCGTCATTGTGGCCTCGATCCCCGATCTCCAGGAACTCTTCTTCAAGGACGACACTTTTGTCAAGACCAGTATCACCAGCGCCATCAACTCCTCCGCTGGCGTCGCTGTCCCCTTGATCTTGGTTGTATTGGGAGCTAACTTGGCGCGCAATACGCAGAAGCGTGATGAGGTGGacgccgaggagaaggagattgGCACCAAGCTACTGGTTGCTTCCCTGATTAGCCGTATGCTCCTCCCGACTCTAATCATGGCGCCCATTCTTGCGCTCTTCGCCAAGTATGTGCCTGTCAGCATTCTGGACGACCCGATTTTTGTCATCGTCTGCTTCCTCCTTACCGGTGCGCCTAGCGCGCTTCAGCTGGCTCAGATTTGCCAGATCAACAACGTGTACGAGGTAGTCATGGGCAAGATCTTGTTCCAAAGCTACGTCATCTG gatccttccttccacccTCATGTTGGTCATGTGCGCTCTTGAGGTTGTCGAGTGGGCGGCTTAA
- a CDS encoding methylcrotonoyl-CoA carboxylase subunit alpha, which yields MRSIKRTSRRLPASLRAVPTSVPGLGARFLSTTAPTSSTVTINGSTDTSVTPISSVLIANRGEIALRVARTAASMGIRTTTLYTDIDAASQHAKCTPYALSLGAPSAYLDGPRIVELAKQHGIQALHPGYGFLSENPAFAKACEEAGIVFVGPPAKAMTDMGDKARSKEIMNASGVPCVPGYHGSEQSVEQLKAKAADIKYPVLLKSVKGGGGKGMRIVRNADEFEAQLKSARAEARASFGEGGEVMLVEKYIVRPRHVEVQIFADRHGNCVALGERDCSVQRRHQKILEESPAPLLDDVTRKDLWDKARKAALAVDYVGAGTVEFILDKDTNEFYFMEMNTRLQVEHPVSEMVTGTDLVEWQFRVAAGEKLPLTQGEIEARILERGAAIEARIYAENPEKGFFPDSGTLVHLSKPQTNEDVRIDAGFVEGDTVSEAYDGMIAKLIVRGKDRETAIRKLELALREYEVVGLSTNIEFLKRLCNSQAFIEGDVETGFIDKWKTELFEAKPTSNDVFAQAALGLLGTQTQNVPAAHGQALGFGEATTQNSRKFAFRVQDDASTEEGKIVEVEVAQLNNKLFTVSVRKEGDDKPQVFENIVSKSTSTTAPTSSAKKTKLTTYFPLARVDTTLVQDPADNEKLTVFQLGHKTQLRLVSPVWFDKALGLKEVAASVVAPMPCKILRNEVEEGQPVEKGAPLVVIESMKMETVIRSPQSGVIKKLAHKEGDICKAGTVLVTFEETEESA from the exons ATGCGATCCATCAAACGGACTTCACGCCGTCTCCCGGCCTCTTTGCGCGCCGTTCCCACCTCTGTACCTGGCTTGGGAGCCCGCTTCCTCTCGACAACCGCCCCTACCTCGTCGACAGTCACGATCAATGGCAGCACAGATACGTCGGTAACTCCCATTTCATCCGTTCTCATTGCGAACCGTGGTGAGATAGCTCTCCGCGTTGCTCGAACGGCGGCGTCTATGGGCATCCGCACCACGACCCTCTACACTGATATCGATGCCGCTTCCCAACATGCCAAGTGCACCCCCTATGCCCTCTCCCTCGGCGCTCCCTCGGCCTACCTCGATGGGCCACGCATTGTTGAGCTCGCAAAGCAACATGGCATCCAGGCTCTCCACCCGGGTTACGGTTTCCTGAGCGAGAACCCTGCCTTTGCCAAGGCCTGCGAGGAGGCCGGTATTGTCTTTGTCGGTCCTCCCGCCAAGGCCATGACCGACATGGGCGACAAGGCCCGCAGCAAGGAGATCATGAACGCCTCCGGCGTGCCATGCGTCCCTGGCTACCATGGCTCCGAGCAGTCTGTCGAGCAgctcaaggccaaggccgccgacATCAAATACCCCGTCTTGCTCAAGAGCGTCAAGGGAGGTGGCGGTAAGGGTATGCGTATTGTGCGCAACGCGGACGAGTTCGAGGCCCAGCTGAAGAGCGCAAGGGCTGAGGCACGCGCTAGCTTTGGTGAAGGTGGTGAGGTGATGCTCGTGGAGAAGTACATTGTGCGGCCCAGGCACGTCGAGGTCCAGATCTTCGCTGATCGTCATGGTAACTGCGTGGCCCTTGGCGAGCGCGATTGTAGTGTCCAAAGGAGACATCAGAAGATCCTCGAGGAGAGCCCTGCACCCTTGTTGGACGATGTAACACGGAAAGATCTATGGGACAAGGCAAGGAAGGCTGCCCTTGCTGTGGACTACGTGGGCGCCGGCACCGTCGAGTTCATCTTGGACAAGGACACCAACGAGTTCTACTTTATGGAAATGAACACTCGCCTCCAGGTAGAGCATCCCGTCAGTGAGATGGTCACGGGTACCGACCTTGTCGAGTGGCAGTTTAGGGTTGCTGCCGGCGAGAAGCTTCCCTTGACCCAGGGCGAAATCGAAGCCAGGATTCTGGAAAGAGGTGCCGCCATCGAGGCCAGGATATACGCTGAGAACCCGGAGAAGGGCTTCTTCCCTGACTCAGGCACTCTGGTACATCTCTCAAAACCTCAAACAAACGAAGACGTCCGCATTGACGCCGGCTTCGTGGAAGGTGACACCGTTTCTGAGGCCTACGACGGGATGATCGCCAAGCTTATCGTCCGGGGCAAGGATAGAGAGACGGCCATCCGCAAGCTCGAACTGGCCTTGCGCGAATACGAAGTTGTCGGGCTGAGCACAAACATTGAGTTCCTCAAGAGACTCTGTAACAGCCAAGCCTTTATCGAAGGTGATGTCGAGACCGGGTTCATCGACAAGTGGAAGACAGAACTGTTTGAAGCCAAGCCTACCTCCAATGATGTGTTCGCCCAAGCGGCCCTTGGTCTCCTAGGCACCCAGACACAAAATGTCCCTGCTGCACATGGTCAGGCCCTCGGCTTCGGCGAAGCCACTACCCAGAACTCGCGCAAGTTCGCGTTCCGTGTCCAAGACGATGCCAGTACCGAGGAAGGCAAGATCGTCGAGGTTGAAGTTGCGCAGCTGAACAACAAGCTGTTCACCGTGTCCGTCCGCAAGGAGGGCGATGACAAGCCGCAAGTGTTTGAGAATATTGTGTCCAAGTCAACTTCTACAACGGCCCCGACCTCATCAGCGAAGAAGACCAAGCTGACTACGTACTTCCCTCTTGCGAGGGTCGACACAACATTGGTCCAGGACCCTGCGGATAACGAGAAGTTGACGGTCTTCCAGCTTGGTCACAAGACTCAGCTCAGACTCGTCAGCCCAGTGTGGTTTGATAAGGCGCTGGGCTTGAAGGAAGTTGCGGCTAGCGTGGTGGCGCCGATGCCTTGCAAGATTTTGAGGAATGAAGTTGAAGAGGGTCAGCCGGTGGAGAAGGGTGCCCCGTTGGTTGT TATCGAgtcgatgaagatggagacggtTATTCGGTCGCCCCAGAGCGGCGTAATCAAGAAGCTGGCACACAAGGAAGGA GATATCTGCAAGGCTGGAACGGTGTTGGTCACGTTCGAAGAGACTGAGGAGAGCGCTTAG
- the os-5 gene encoding mitogen activated protein kinase kinase — protein sequence MSDHDPDHGPASPNEYDDESNPASPGSVDESSEASTPMDPPSSGSDAMPGFTPEGDLPRRVPSLRTISDPQHTNSMSPSSSVPGTLNAARRPAASAANLPTDLMAKARALHQQRMGMAPRPSMSPQNSGLGMGPMGSGMGGMGSMGGMGHSMNLNMNHGGPAPGGLPGGLRLPPGIARPPPQGFPKSAPAIAGLGAKKAPSLSERRAMKLGGLPGGPGSPVTATPKLSDMGAEDAKAPAINGEGRGSKLSDFKNYIDAEKGWITFADAATITRTGVNFANGQTFRISLDEVEVMDELGKGNYGTVYKVRHSKPKLPRFGQGLNTKQSLSRQASASDADVSDISPLSPVTAAARGISGKVMAMKEIRLELDESKFSTILKELVILHECASPYIIDFYGAFYQEGAVYMCIEYMDGGSIDKLYAGGIPENVLRKITYATIMGLKCLKEDHNIIHRDVKPTNILVNTNGQVKICDFGVSGNLVASIAKTNIGCQSYMAPERISGGGMSAAGGAAAGTYSVQSDIWSLGLTIIECAMGRYPYPPEVSSTIFSQLSAIVEGDPPGLPSEGYSGTAQDFVKSCLNKIPAKRHTYPMLLMHPWIKSLGRPETITEEVEAEEKAADDQLADATGSLDINSNGPINDQGDREVAEWVTNVLDRKLKGLLSDKAEKPALHAAPLDQVSPGIAA from the exons ATGTCGGACCACGATCCCGATCACGGCCCAGCTAGCCCAAATGAATATGACGATGAGAGCAACCCGGCTTCGCCAGGCTCAGTCGACGAGTCGTCTGAGGCAAGCACGCCCATGGACCCGCCAAGCTCAGGTTCAGATGCGATGCCTGGTTTCACACCAGAAGGCGACCTGCCTCGCAGAGTGCCATCATTACGGACCATCTCCGACCCGCAACACACGAATTCAATGAGCCCTAGTTCGAGTGTTCCTGGGACATTGAATGCCGCACGAAGACCTGCGGCATCCGCAGCAAATCTTCCAACGGACCTCATGGCAAAGGCACGAGCTCTGCATCAACAGCGGATGGGCATGGCTCCCCGACCCAGCATGTCGCCGCAGAACAGTGGACTGGGTATGGGCCCTATGGGATCGGGCATGGGCGGGATGGGAAGTATGGGGGGCATGGGACACAGCATGAATTTGAACATGAATCACGGCGGTCCGGCACCCGGCGGCCTGCCCGGCGGCCTTCGGTTACCTCCAGGTATAGCACGACCACCGCCCCAAGGCTTCCCCAAATCCGCACCTGCCATAGCCGGTCTGGGAGCTAAAAAGGCCCCCAGTCTGAGCGAACGACGAGCGATGAAGCTCGGAGGGCTACCAGGAGGGCCTGGGTCGCCGGTGACTGCCACGCCGAAACTGTCAGACATGGGCGCCGAAGACGCCAAAGCGCCAGCCATTAATGGAGAAGGGCGCGGATCCAAGCTGAGCGATTTCAAGAACTATATCGACGCAGAAAAGGGGTGGATAACTTTCGCAGACGCAGCAACCATCACACGGACAGGCGTCAACTTCGCCAACGGACAGACCTTCAGAATCTCGCTAGACGAGGTCGAAGTGATGGACGAGCTAGGCAAGGGCAACTATGGTACCGTCTACAAAGTTCGACATAGTAAGCCCAAGCTTCCACGTTTTGGGCAAGGCTTGAACACCAAGCAGTCTTTATCTCGACAAGCGTCGGCATCAGATGCTGACGTTTCCGATATCTCGCCACTAAGTCCTGTCACTGCCGCTGCGCGTGGCATTTCAGGCAAGGTCATGGCGATGAAAGAGATCAGACTCGAGCTGGATGAATCCAAGTTTTCCACTATTCTCAAGGAACTCGTAATTCTCCACGAGTGCGCTTCGCCCTACATCATTGATTTCTACGGCGCCTTTTACCAAGAAGGCGCGGTATATATGTGCATCGAGTACATGGATGGCGGCAGTATAGACAAGCTATATGCCGGAGGTATCCCCGAAAATGTCTTGCGCAAGATTACATATGCAACGATCATGGGCCTCAAGTGTCTAAAAGAAGATCACAACATCATCCATCGCGATGTCAAGCCCACCAATATTCTGGTCAACACGAATGGACAAGTCAAGATCTGCGATTTTGGCGTTTCGGGAAATCTCGTTGCCAGTATAGCAAAGACCAACATTGGCTGCCAGAGTTACATGGCACCAGAACGCATCAGCGGTGGTGGCATGTCAGCTGCGGGCGGCGCGGCTGCCGGGACCTACAGCGTACAAAGCGATATTTGGAGTTTGGGTCTCACCATTATCGAGTGTGCCATGGGTCGATACCCATACCCGCCTGAGGTTTCTAGCACAATCTTCAGTCAACTCAGT GCCATCGTTGAGGGCGACCCTCCCGGCCTCCCAAGTGAGGGCTACTCCGGCACAGCACAGGACTTTGTCAAGTCCTGTCTCAACAAGATCCCTGCCAAGCGCCACACCTACCCGATGTTGCTGATGCACCCATGGATCAAGTCCCTCGGCAGGCCCGAGACTATCacggaagaagtggaagccgaAGAGAAGGCCGCGGACGACCAGCTCGCCGACGCCACCGGCTCGCTCGACATCAACAGTAACGGACCGATCAACGACCAGGGCGATCGTGAGGTCGCTGAGTGGGTCACCAACGTTCTGGACCGCAAGCTCAAGGGCTTGCTCAGTGATAAGGCCGAGAAGCCCGCTCTGCACGCTGCACCGCTGGATCAAGTGAGCCCGGGCATTGCCGCTTAG